One window of Kosakonia cowanii JCM 10956 = DSM 18146 genomic DNA carries:
- the secE gene encoding preprotein translocase subunit SecE, whose product MSANTEAQGSGRGLEAMKWVVVAVLLLVAIVGNYLYRDMMLPLRALAVVILIAAAGGVALLTTKGKATVAFAREARTEVRKVIWPTRQETLHTTLIVAAVTAVMSLILWGLDGILVRLVSFITGLRF is encoded by the coding sequence ATGAGTGCGAATACCGAAGCTCAAGGGAGCGGGCGCGGCCTGGAAGCGATGAAGTGGGTTGTTGTTGCAGTACTGCTGCTCGTGGCTATCGTTGGCAACTATCTTTATCGTGACATGATGCTGCCGCTCCGCGCGCTGGCAGTTGTAATTCTGATTGCTGCAGCAGGTGGTGTCGCGCTGTTGACGACGAAGGGAAAAGCGACCGTTGCTTTTGCCCGTGAAGCGAGAACCGAAGTACGTAAAGTGATTTGGCCCACTCGTCAGGAAACATTGCACACCACGTTGATTGTGGCTGCGGTCACCGCAGTTATGTCACTGATCCTGTGGGGGCTGGATGGTATTCTGGTCCGCCTGGTTTCCTTTATCACTGGCCTGAGGTTCTGA